A DNA window from Micromonospora sp. NBC_01739 contains the following coding sequences:
- a CDS encoding SCP2 sterol-binding domain-containing protein: MTDFDPANFANVGPKEFAQLVKSTPDSKLNEVMSGELRGKILGEVFGRMPQLFRADRAGATNAVIHWNITGAPDGGTDTYEVVVADGACTVNETPQHDPRLSLTLGPVEFLKVVSGGANPVMMFMTGKLKAKGDLGLAANIANLFDIPKA; the protein is encoded by the coding sequence ATGACTGACTTCGACCCGGCCAACTTCGCCAACGTCGGCCCGAAGGAGTTCGCTCAGCTCGTCAAGTCCACGCCGGACAGCAAGCTGAACGAGGTGATGTCCGGTGAGCTGCGCGGCAAGATCCTCGGAGAGGTCTTCGGGCGGATGCCGCAGCTGTTCCGCGCCGACCGGGCCGGCGCGACGAACGCGGTCATCCACTGGAACATCACCGGCGCCCCCGACGGCGGCACGGACACCTACGAGGTGGTCGTCGCCGACGGCGCCTGCACGGTCAACGAGACCCCGCAGCACGACCCGCGGCTGAGCCTGACCCTGGGCCCGGTCGAGTTCCTCAAGGTCGTCTCCGGTGGCGCCAACCCGGTCATGATGTTCATGACCGGCAAGCTCAAGGCAAAGGGTGACCTGGGCCTGGCCGCCAACATCGCGAACCTCTTCGACATCCCCAAGGCCTGA